ttaatctttaatattgattgttaTAATATGGATAAATAATTTCATGttattattgataaattatTAGTAGTTAGtggtttagattttatttttctttttaatcttgtagtagttttatttattttttgtagattattttagtatttatttgcatacagtttatatatattttttatgtttcccCATTTCTGCCATTTGCCACAACGCCATCTGCTATGACCTCATGGCGGATTTTTACCCTTTCTACCCTGAGTTGTTCGCCATCAAAAACTATGATTAGAATTTAAGCCTGCCTCTCACTACCCATTTGTTAGAGCAATGCTACAGGGCCAACACAATTTACTATTTTTGGCCGGTCGTTAGccaacaatatttaaaaatattagttaaaagaATGGTGTTGTGTTACTAAACTAAGGCTGCATTTGGAAGGGAGATTGAGATTGAGAGATAGAAATTGAGAGACAGagatttaattaagtttttgtaTTGTGTTCGGTATAAAATATACTGAGCTGAGTTATGTCTCAGTATCATATttgatttaagataaatatggaGACCGATGGATAGATTTAGAATTCGAAAAGTTAAATGAGAGTATTTTTGAAAcgaaatgttattaaagttttagtCTCCCTTTTTACTGAAGAGACTGAAATTTTGTGTCTCGAGAGTGAAATTTTAGTTCCAGTCTCTGATCACCAAACATAATACTCAATCTCAGTCCGAAACAAACAACCTAAAGGTGTTGGGCTGCTAGCTAAAGGTGCTCGccaatatacattaaaattgcTGTCCCTTGAGCTTTTCTCTTTCTGTTAATAAACATTTGTTCCCTGCATATTTATCTTTACCTTTCAATTGACATATATGTTCTATAAGTCATATTGCATCCTTAAACTGAGCAgggtattattattaatttttgcacACTGCTTCAGTAACTTCCATAAGGTAGTCAAAGGAGATCTACGTGTAAACAGTCTCACTGTATACATGATACACGATAGGGCGCAATAGCGTCATTTGATCCATGTAGCAGACCCatctattattgttgttgtaacCTGCCGGTGGCAATGGCTTCACTTACAAGTGTgcataaatcaattaaaatatttgcttGTTTCTGATTAATTTGTAGTAGTTGTTGTTGTAACTTGCTGGTGGCAATGGCTTCACTTACAAGTGtgcataaataaattaaaatatttgattgtTTCTGATTAATTTGTTGTTTATGACATAAATTTACCGTCCTAGTATATGCTTGCAACTTATTATTGTGATTTTCcggttttttcaatcaaattaattgCTATGGGTAAGTGATGTGAACTTGTATCTTCCCTTttgatcatggaagaaccagtTTTAGCATTTAAACTGTAGTCAGTGGAGTTTTTGGCTTTTATATAGACATGTTATTAGTGCTAAATCATGGCAAGACTTTTGATGTTCTAGTTTAATGTGCTTTTTAGTTCATTGGAACCCCTCATTGGATGTCTCCAGAAGTTATTCAGGAAAGTCGCTATGATGGAAAGGTATTGTACTTTAATTTTGTGAAGCTGGTTTTCATCGTGATGCATCTGTATTTCATACTGTTGCATTTTCTACTCTTGATTTATTGCTTAAATGCTTGATTATTACATAATATTGGTAAAGTGGATGGACGGATTATTTAGTTTTCTTGTTACTTTTTCAGAATCATACAGACACATTAATAGTTTCCAGGGAATTAGTCATATAGGAACTcattatttactatttatgaTAACAGTTCATTAGTTGTTGAAGAGTATTATTCTTTGaaggcatatatatatataagaaattgCAATATATTGTGTGCAAAATAACGAAGAGTTAGTTGCCTATCACTTTTTACTCAAGGTTGCAAGTATGAGTCTGGTAGAGAGGATGAAGATCAAGTAACAAACCATCTGACAGAGAGAATGAAGATCAAATGATCAACCACTATCACCTTGCAATTTATATAAACCATTGATAATGTTGATTATATGGTACATATTTGGAAATACTGATATATAAAGAGGAATCTAGGTCGTTTATGTTGTTAGTTTCCAAGCTGGCTTACTGGTTTTTCAAGAAATCAATAGTACTTTGATTCAACAGTTTCTGTttatagaataattaattagtgTCAAGATAAATAgcactttctctcttttttaatATTGGGCATGGCTATAcataatatcattttatttattacattttcTCCAGGTAGATGTTTGGGCTCTTGGTGTGTCTGCGATTGAAATGGCTGAGGTATATACTTAATCTCTGCTTTAATTTCCTTTGTATCCAAGTGAGCTGTTAGTTTATCCACTGCGTGTTCATTTGAGTTTTCCTCTTACCCTTTTCTCCTTTTCCTATCACCTTCtgtaagataagatatttgttACTGGGTTAATACTTTGTGTTTGTTTTGGGGTGTCTTCTAAGGTGGTTGAGGTACAAAGCATGTtagtttaaatatattaaatatttttggatcTTATGTAGAAAGAATTATTGTTATGAGGTTATATTATCACGTTCATCCATATCTTGTTATTTATGGTATTAACTCTTGTATTTAAATTGAAGTCTTATGGTAGTTCTCTTTATTTATACTGATGCGATATTAAACAAATTTTGCTGATCCTCATGCATGGATTTGGTTAAATTTTGTTATCATATTTTTCAGGGAGTTCCTCCAAGATCATCAGTGCATCCGATGAGGGTTAGTGCTAAATTGATATTGAACGTTGTTGTATTAGAAATATCTAATCTCTATGTTCCTACTCTTTCTTAGCTGTTGTTTAACTTGTATTTATGTTGAAGTTCACATAAAGTGTGGAAGATTAAGTGTTACTGTTACAAGTTTGTCAGTTGGAGAAGCTTTGAGTATTTAAATCAGGGAGGAGAAACATAAATGCTATGAATTATAAGGAATGTAAACATTAGGCTGTATTTTGTGAGTTATTTGGATGAATAATTAACTAGCGATGAAAGGACCCAGAATTCCTCTCTCCCATACACTCTCACAAAC
The genomic region above belongs to Arachis duranensis cultivar V14167 chromosome 3, aradu.V14167.gnm2.J7QH, whole genome shotgun sequence and contains:
- the LOC107478028 gene encoding serine/threonine-protein kinase 1-like, with the translated sequence MLNFIGTPHWMSPEVIQESRYDGKVDVWALGVSAIEMAEGVPPRSSVHPMRVLFMISIEPAPMLEDKEKWFVSLL